A genome region from Conger conger chromosome 16, fConCon1.1, whole genome shotgun sequence includes the following:
- the bbs10 gene encoding Bardet-Biedl syndrome 10 protein isoform X1 — protein MKGVQRVDVGTLLQVTQALEAVLGPCFGPSGGQVLFTRDTGDVLITRDGQHILSSLRLDHPIARVLVECVSAHCDITGDGAKSFLLLLGALLRGIHGDCLRGVQVGRTARALLSFQMLVLDDVIGRSLVPHAPPLLLHSPTHLRALTDAYFRGKTASCHWAVLSRTACEFHQRWRCGPDGAGLALLSRHLPALLTAVPGLPVTRSRVLRGLLIHRDFAVLCPAAGAGPLRALAVSEPLQAPLAPPGVTLGLASTAQVRRCLEAGAQVADRAMASLRRLGVGLLLSGAKQSEPALALAQREGVSVLECVDPDELALFCHLAGAQLFAGRDWSLLGEEHVATVTFCKPVVLGPDRLAHVGFPEGRGLVPHSLVLCGPSPGLAGQCTTAFHGLFRMLQRVFEPVQSPHSQGPVQSPHTQGPVQSPHTQGPVQSPHTQGPVQSPHTQGPVQSPHSQGPVQSPHSQGPVQSPHSQGPVQSPHSQGPSISDNAHLSTDGTETRGPPDRGEGPQALIRAPSRGEGPLCAGQSQNPLITEPKAEPELQTVDWVQNGKAPGGQPGVHFGNGKEEAWGSCALEAGAASSGVLIAAGSVLPAGGAFEFLLHHHLLQRASQCPCPDLRAACRLVAGAVLSLPRRLYPGRRFLEAQVHFLGPSGAVTPGQATRGLESLACKYQLLLSVLHTLTSLLSIDLILHAHVSSQEEPSEEEDEGEEGHGD, from the exons ATGAAGGGGGTGCAGAGGGTGGATGTGGGGACATTGCTGCAGGTCACCCAGGCTCTGGAGGCAGTGCTGGGCCCCTGCTTCGGGCCCTCCGGGGGGCAGGTCCTCTTCACCCGCGACACCGGAGACGTCCTGATCACCAGGGACGGCCAGCATATCCTGAGCTCCCTCCGGCTCGACCATCCCATCGCCAG aGTCCTGGTGGAGTGTGTATCAgcacactgtgacatcacaggcgaTGGGGCCAAGTCCTTCCTTCTCCTGCTGGGGGCGCTGCTGCGGGGTATCCATGGCGACTGTCTCCGGGGCGTCCAGGTCGGCCGCACGGCGCGTGCTCTGCTCTCCTTCCAGATGCTGGTCCTGGATGATGTGATCGGGCGGAGCCTCGTCCCGCACGCtccgcccctcctcctccacagccCCACCCACCTGCGGGCGCTGACCGACGCCTACTTCCGGGGGAAGACGGCGAGCTGCCACTGGGCGGTGCTGAGCCGGACGGCTTGCGAGTTCCACCAGCGCTGGCGCTGTGGGCCGGACGGGGCGGGCCTGGCCCTGCTCTCCCGCCACCTGCCGGCTCTCCTCACGGCCGTGCCGGGCCTGCCCGTCACCCGGTCCCGCGTCCTCCGGGGCCTGCTCATCCACCGGGATTTTGCGGTGCTCTGCCCCGCTGCTGGTGCCGGCCCGCTCAGAGCACTGGCCGTAAGTGAGCCTCTGCAGGCCCCTCTGGCGCCCCCTGGCGTCACGCTGGGCCTGGCGAGCACGGCGCAGGTGCGGAGGTGCCTGGAGGCCGGGGCCCAGGTGGCGGACAGGGCCATGGCCTCCCTGCGCaggctgggggtggggctgcTCCTCTCCGGGGCGAAGCAGTCGGAGCCGGCGCTGGCCCTGGCGCAGCGGGAGGGTGTGTCCGTGCTGGAGTGCGTGGACCCTGACGAGCTGGCGCTCTTCTGCCACCTGGCGGGGGCCCAGCTCTTCGCCGGCCGTGACTGGAGTCTGCTTGGGGAGGAGCACGTCGCCACGGTGACGTTCTGCAAGCCCGTGGTGCTGGGCCCCGACAGGTTGGCCCATGTGGGTTTCCCTGAGGGGCGGGGCTTGGTGCCGCACAGCCTGGTTCTGTGCGGGCCCAGTCCCGGCCTGGCGGGGCAGTGCACAACGGCCTTCCACGGACTGTTCCGGATGCTGCAGCGTGTATTCGAGCCCGTCCAATCACCTCACTCGCAGGGCCCTGTCCAATCACCTCACACGCAGGGCCCAGTCCAATCACCTCACACGCAGGGCCCTGTCCAATCACCTCACACGCAGGGCCCAGTCCAATCACCTCACACGCAGGGCCCAGTCCAATCACCTCACTCGCAGGGCCCCGTCCAATCACCTCACTCGCAGGGCCCCGTCCAATCACCTCACTCCCAGGGCCCCGTCCAATCACCTCACTCCCAGGGTCCCAGCATCAGCGACAATGCCCATCTGAGCACTGACGGCACAGAGACTAGAGGGCCACCGGATAGGGGTGAGGGGCCACAGGCCCTCATTAGGGCCCCAAGCAGGGGTGAggggcctctgtgtgcaggtcAAAGCCAAAATCCTTTGATCACAGAGCCGAAAGCAGAACCCGAACTTCAAACTGTGGACTGGGTCCAAAATGGCAAGGCACCAGGGGGGCAGCCAGGTGTCCATTTTGGGAATGGGAAGGAAGAAGCATGGGGGAGCTGTGCCCTGGAAGCAGGCGCTGCCTCCTCAGGTGTTCTCATAGCGGCAGGCAGCGTGCTGCCGGCAGGGGGGGCGTTTGAGTTCCTGCTTCACCACCACCTCCTGCAGCGGGCCTCCCAGTGTCCCTGCCCCGACCTACGTGCCGCTTGCAGGCTGGTGGCGGGGGCCGTACTGAGCCTGCCCAGGCGGTTGTACCCGGGCCGCCGCTTCCTGGAGGCCCAGGTGCACTTCTTGGGGCCCTCAGGGGCCGTAACCCCCGGCCAGGCGACTCGGGGGCTGGAGTCCCTGGCCTGTAAATACCAGCTCCTCCTCTCCGTACTGCACACGCTCACAAGCCTGCTGTCCATCGACCTTATCCTGCACGCCCACGTCAGCAGCCAGGAGGAACCTagcgaggaagaggatgagggcGAAGAAGGGCATGGGGATTGA
- the bbs10 gene encoding Bardet-Biedl syndrome 10 protein isoform X2: MLVLDDVIGRSLVPHAPPLLLHSPTHLRALTDAYFRGKTASCHWAVLSRTACEFHQRWRCGPDGAGLALLSRHLPALLTAVPGLPVTRSRVLRGLLIHRDFAVLCPAAGAGPLRALAVSEPLQAPLAPPGVTLGLASTAQVRRCLEAGAQVADRAMASLRRLGVGLLLSGAKQSEPALALAQREGVSVLECVDPDELALFCHLAGAQLFAGRDWSLLGEEHVATVTFCKPVVLGPDRLAHVGFPEGRGLVPHSLVLCGPSPGLAGQCTTAFHGLFRMLQRVFEPVQSPHSQGPVQSPHTQGPVQSPHTQGPVQSPHTQGPVQSPHTQGPVQSPHSQGPVQSPHSQGPVQSPHSQGPVQSPHSQGPSISDNAHLSTDGTETRGPPDRGEGPQALIRAPSRGEGPLCAGQSQNPLITEPKAEPELQTVDWVQNGKAPGGQPGVHFGNGKEEAWGSCALEAGAASSGVLIAAGSVLPAGGAFEFLLHHHLLQRASQCPCPDLRAACRLVAGAVLSLPRRLYPGRRFLEAQVHFLGPSGAVTPGQATRGLESLACKYQLLLSVLHTLTSLLSIDLILHAHVSSQEEPSEEEDEGEEGHGD, from the coding sequence ATGCTGGTCCTGGATGATGTGATCGGGCGGAGCCTCGTCCCGCACGCtccgcccctcctcctccacagccCCACCCACCTGCGGGCGCTGACCGACGCCTACTTCCGGGGGAAGACGGCGAGCTGCCACTGGGCGGTGCTGAGCCGGACGGCTTGCGAGTTCCACCAGCGCTGGCGCTGTGGGCCGGACGGGGCGGGCCTGGCCCTGCTCTCCCGCCACCTGCCGGCTCTCCTCACGGCCGTGCCGGGCCTGCCCGTCACCCGGTCCCGCGTCCTCCGGGGCCTGCTCATCCACCGGGATTTTGCGGTGCTCTGCCCCGCTGCTGGTGCCGGCCCGCTCAGAGCACTGGCCGTAAGTGAGCCTCTGCAGGCCCCTCTGGCGCCCCCTGGCGTCACGCTGGGCCTGGCGAGCACGGCGCAGGTGCGGAGGTGCCTGGAGGCCGGGGCCCAGGTGGCGGACAGGGCCATGGCCTCCCTGCGCaggctgggggtggggctgcTCCTCTCCGGGGCGAAGCAGTCGGAGCCGGCGCTGGCCCTGGCGCAGCGGGAGGGTGTGTCCGTGCTGGAGTGCGTGGACCCTGACGAGCTGGCGCTCTTCTGCCACCTGGCGGGGGCCCAGCTCTTCGCCGGCCGTGACTGGAGTCTGCTTGGGGAGGAGCACGTCGCCACGGTGACGTTCTGCAAGCCCGTGGTGCTGGGCCCCGACAGGTTGGCCCATGTGGGTTTCCCTGAGGGGCGGGGCTTGGTGCCGCACAGCCTGGTTCTGTGCGGGCCCAGTCCCGGCCTGGCGGGGCAGTGCACAACGGCCTTCCACGGACTGTTCCGGATGCTGCAGCGTGTATTCGAGCCCGTCCAATCACCTCACTCGCAGGGCCCTGTCCAATCACCTCACACGCAGGGCCCAGTCCAATCACCTCACACGCAGGGCCCTGTCCAATCACCTCACACGCAGGGCCCAGTCCAATCACCTCACACGCAGGGCCCAGTCCAATCACCTCACTCGCAGGGCCCCGTCCAATCACCTCACTCGCAGGGCCCCGTCCAATCACCTCACTCCCAGGGCCCCGTCCAATCACCTCACTCCCAGGGTCCCAGCATCAGCGACAATGCCCATCTGAGCACTGACGGCACAGAGACTAGAGGGCCACCGGATAGGGGTGAGGGGCCACAGGCCCTCATTAGGGCCCCAAGCAGGGGTGAggggcctctgtgtgcaggtcAAAGCCAAAATCCTTTGATCACAGAGCCGAAAGCAGAACCCGAACTTCAAACTGTGGACTGGGTCCAAAATGGCAAGGCACCAGGGGGGCAGCCAGGTGTCCATTTTGGGAATGGGAAGGAAGAAGCATGGGGGAGCTGTGCCCTGGAAGCAGGCGCTGCCTCCTCAGGTGTTCTCATAGCGGCAGGCAGCGTGCTGCCGGCAGGGGGGGCGTTTGAGTTCCTGCTTCACCACCACCTCCTGCAGCGGGCCTCCCAGTGTCCCTGCCCCGACCTACGTGCCGCTTGCAGGCTGGTGGCGGGGGCCGTACTGAGCCTGCCCAGGCGGTTGTACCCGGGCCGCCGCTTCCTGGAGGCCCAGGTGCACTTCTTGGGGCCCTCAGGGGCCGTAACCCCCGGCCAGGCGACTCGGGGGCTGGAGTCCCTGGCCTGTAAATACCAGCTCCTCCTCTCCGTACTGCACACGCTCACAAGCCTGCTGTCCATCGACCTTATCCTGCACGCCCACGTCAGCAGCCAGGAGGAACCTagcgaggaagaggatgagggcGAAGAAGGGCATGGGGATTGA